In the Kaistella sp. 97-N-M2 genome, one interval contains:
- a CDS encoding T9SS-dependent choice-of-anchor J family protein: MKRLLLIASLAGLSFASAQTNVYSYGFDAAFTAQWTLTNQSSPSTSTLWSKASYTSTSAAIFGSTPPALPKGQDGTDNTFAIVNYTSTSGAGTISNWLITPTVNVQDGDVVSFYTRKGTDGATDYADRLELRYSTAATTVNPSGGSAGLGSFTNLGVTVNPNLQTGFVYPQVWTKYSFTVAGVGATPVATKFAFRYFVTSGGPSGNNSDIIGIDTFSVDRPGLAVSDSSTSKLALYPNPTSDYLYFSADVKSVQIFDAAGRNVSSAKAATNKVDVRNLAKGVYVVKFETEKGTQTEKFIKK; this comes from the coding sequence ATGAAAAGACTTTTACTTATTGCATCCTTAGCTGGATTATCCTTCGCAAGTGCTCAAACCAACGTGTACAGTTATGGTTTTGATGCGGCCTTTACCGCCCAATGGACTTTAACAAATCAAAGTTCCCCAAGCACCTCAACACTTTGGTCCAAAGCTTCCTACACTTCAACATCGGCTGCTATTTTTGGAAGTACGCCACCTGCGCTTCCGAAAGGACAGGACGGTACCGACAACACCTTCGCGATCGTGAATTATACCAGTACATCAGGTGCAGGAACGATAAGTAACTGGCTAATCACCCCTACAGTAAACGTACAGGATGGTGACGTTGTAAGTTTCTACACAAGAAAAGGAACCGATGGAGCTACCGATTATGCAGATCGTTTGGAACTTCGCTACAGCACTGCCGCTACAACGGTAAATCCTAGTGGAGGAAGCGCAGGTCTGGGATCTTTTACAAACCTTGGAGTAACGGTTAATCCGAATTTACAAACAGGTTTCGTTTATCCGCAAGTATGGACCAAGTACTCCTTCACCGTTGCTGGTGTAGGTGCCACTCCGGTTGCTACCAAATTTGCGTTTAGATATTTTGTAACAAGTGGAGGTCCTAGCGGTAACAATTCAGATATCATCGGTATTGATACATTTTCTGTAGACCGTCCAGGTTTAGCGGTTAGCGATTCTTCAACTTCAAAACTGGCACTTTATCCTAACCCTACTTCGGATTATTTATATTTTAGTGCTGATGTAAAATCAGTTCAGATTTTTGATGCTGCCGGAAGAAACGTTTCTTCAGCAAAAGCAGCGACCAACAAGGTAGATGTAAGAAACCTTGCGAAAGGAGTTTACGTTGTTAAGTTTGAAACTGAAAAAGGTACGCAGACTGAAAAATTCATCAAGAAATAA
- a CDS encoding SDR family oxidoreductase, with amino-acid sequence MFQNKVAYITGGTKGIGFGIAKILSNQGIRVAISGRKQEDVEKAAAEISSDASKVLGIVSNVRNFEAEEKAVSEIKNHFGQLDYVVANAGMGVFKPVDELSVEEWNDMIETNLTGLFYTLKASVEELKKSEGYFISISSLAGTNFFEKGSGYNASKFGAVGFTQAAMIDLRKYNIKVSTIMPGSVSTNFNGNEPSEKDSWKIQPEDLGNLVLDIFKMNPRSLPSKIEIRPSKPNN; translated from the coding sequence ATGTTTCAAAATAAAGTAGCTTACATTACCGGCGGCACAAAAGGTATAGGATTTGGAATTGCAAAAATTCTGTCCAATCAGGGAATTAGAGTCGCGATCAGCGGCAGAAAACAAGAAGATGTGGAAAAAGCGGCTGCAGAAATTTCCAGTGATGCTTCGAAAGTTTTAGGTATTGTTTCAAACGTAAGGAATTTCGAGGCGGAAGAAAAAGCGGTTTCGGAAATTAAAAACCATTTTGGTCAGCTCGATTATGTGGTTGCTAACGCCGGTATGGGCGTTTTCAAACCCGTGGATGAACTCTCAGTAGAAGAATGGAACGACATGATTGAAACTAATCTGACAGGACTTTTCTACACTTTGAAAGCCTCCGTAGAAGAATTAAAGAAATCGGAGGGCTATTTCATCAGCATTTCCAGTTTGGCAGGCACAAACTTTTTCGAAAAAGGTTCGGGTTACAACGCGTCCAAATTTGGCGCGGTAGGATTTACGCAGGCTGCCATGATCGATCTCCGGAAATATAATATTAAAGTTTCTACCATCATGCCGGGCTCGGTCTCGACCAATTTTAACGGCAATGAACCCTCTGAAAAAGATTCCTGGAAAATTCAACCCGAAGATTTAGGAAATTTAGTCCTGGATATTTTCAAAATGAATCCACGGTCTTTACCCAGCAAAATCGAAATTAGACCCTCTAAACCAAATAATTAG
- a CDS encoding electron transfer flavoprotein subunit beta/FixA family protein → MKILVCISSVPDTTSKINFTADKSAFDKTGIQWVINPLDEFALTKAIKLQESQGATVTVLNVGEAITEPVIRKALAIGANDAVRINTEPKDSYSVAKEIANVAQTGGYDMILCGKESIDYNGGSAPGMVAQLLGQPFVNACVGLEVNGAEATAVREIEGGKETISVKLPAVIAGQKGMVDEKDLIIPNMRGIMSARSKPLQVLEASSSEVKVEGVSYDSVPQRAAVKMVSADNLDELVRLLHEEAKVI, encoded by the coding sequence ATGAAAATATTAGTGTGTATCAGTAGTGTCCCGGATACTACATCAAAAATTAACTTTACGGCAGACAAATCTGCGTTCGACAAAACCGGCATTCAGTGGGTAATTAATCCCTTGGACGAATTTGCCCTAACGAAAGCTATTAAATTACAGGAATCGCAAGGTGCGACAGTTACAGTACTCAATGTGGGCGAGGCCATTACAGAACCTGTGATCAGAAAAGCGCTGGCGATTGGGGCGAACGATGCGGTAAGAATTAATACAGAACCTAAAGACAGTTATTCTGTCGCAAAAGAAATTGCGAATGTGGCGCAAACAGGCGGTTATGATATGATTCTTTGTGGTAAGGAATCCATCGATTATAATGGCGGTTCGGCGCCGGGAATGGTCGCTCAACTGCTCGGTCAGCCTTTTGTAAACGCGTGCGTTGGTTTGGAGGTGAATGGCGCTGAAGCCACTGCTGTTCGCGAAATCGAAGGCGGAAAAGAAACAATTTCCGTAAAACTGCCCGCTGTTATCGCCGGACAGAAGGGAATGGTCGACGAAAAAGATCTCATCATCCCGAACATGCGCGGAATTATGTCGGCGAGATCGAAACCTTTACAGGTTTTGGAAGCATCGTCTTCGGAAGTGAAAGTAGAAGGGGTTTCGTACGATTCGGTTCCGCAAAGAGCAGCTGTAAAGATGGTTTCTGCAGATAATCTCGACGAACTTGTGAGATTACTTCACGAAGAGGCAAAAGTAATTTAA
- a CDS encoding electron transfer flavoprotein subunit alpha/FixB family protein, with protein MAIFVYAENINGIYKKAAFEAVSYAKAIADQAGDTVTAITVNPTDSSDLLYKYGATNVIKIKDDGLKNFSAKAYAQAVNEVANGNTLVFPHTTDASSIAPMLAIMKDFSLITNVLEAPESLSPFQVKRRAFSGKGFMHAKADAAGVIVTVSQNAYGVKENAVSGSEEVKELSVANEDTKVVSHEQSSGKLDLKEAEIVVSAGRGMKGPENWGMIEDLAELLGAATACSKPVSDIGWRPHSEHVGQTGKAISPNLYIAVGISGAIQHLAGVNSSKTIVVVNSDAEAPFFKSADYGVVGDAFKIIPELTQKIKALKG; from the coding sequence ATGGCAATATTCGTATATGCGGAAAATATAAACGGAATTTACAAGAAAGCAGCCTTTGAAGCGGTTTCTTATGCAAAGGCGATTGCAGATCAAGCCGGTGATACGGTGACGGCAATCACCGTAAATCCCACAGATTCTTCCGATTTATTATATAAGTACGGTGCAACCAACGTCATCAAAATTAAAGATGATGGTTTAAAAAATTTCAGTGCTAAAGCTTACGCTCAGGCGGTTAATGAAGTGGCAAACGGAAACACACTCGTATTTCCCCACACCACAGACGCGTCATCCATCGCACCGATGCTGGCAATTATGAAAGATTTTTCTTTAATTACCAACGTTTTGGAAGCACCGGAAAGTCTTTCGCCCTTTCAGGTGAAAAGAAGGGCTTTCTCCGGAAAAGGATTCATGCACGCCAAAGCTGATGCAGCAGGGGTAATTGTAACCGTTTCTCAGAATGCTTATGGCGTAAAGGAAAACGCAGTGTCCGGGTCGGAAGAAGTGAAAGAACTGTCTGTTGCAAATGAAGACACAAAAGTAGTTTCTCACGAACAAAGCTCCGGAAAATTAGATCTAAAGGAAGCAGAAATTGTGGTTTCTGCCGGCCGTGGAATGAAAGGTCCGGAAAACTGGGGAATGATCGAAGATTTAGCGGAACTTTTGGGCGCGGCAACAGCGTGTTCAAAACCGGTTTCCGATATTGGTTGGAGACCTCACTCCGAACACGTGGGACAAACTGGAAAAGCAATTTCTCCTAATCTCTACATTGCGGTCGGAATTTCAGGTGCAATTCAGCATTTGGCGGGCGTCAATTCGTCGAAAACGATTGTCGTCGTTAACAGTGATGCGGAAGCACCTTTCTTTAAATCTGCAGATTATGGCGTAGTAGGAGATGCCTTTAAAATCATCCCCGAATTAACGCAGAAAATTAAAGCGTTAAAAGGATAA
- a CDS encoding sensor histidine kinase codes for MDVFIWNMAISFQLLFIVISGVIFIYIGEKSFKYYVLYNICLVLYLLSRNDSNYYNFQHIISDFMGTANAEVFMHLLNFFIQVVFYALYSIFALYFLDLDKKVKKFFFTVIWILRALIAVFFLFAVVCFILKNPNLYIGLYSFIFLPVMLGVFFISVVRALQHSGKHKEYFLFGVCTYVFCALVAFFGTFIPSLHIKNPISFFYVGIVFETIFFSLGLAFKIKLINDEKNRVSNLVLKHKHQQQISKLKGLLEGEEKERNRIAAELHDGIAGDLFALKFNVANLNRAEYGAQYEEILTEISQIIDKSCVQIREISHNLSPSTITNFGLLQAVHDYCKKAAKIYNIKIDFAFSGEKIDLGTANETHIYRILQELINNIVKHSEASSAQVLIENYSSKMTISVKDNGKGFSPKMFSNGIGLNNIESRITFLEAVLNKVSDHRGTSYTIDFDADKIRKA; via the coding sequence ATGGACGTGTTTATTTGGAACATGGCAATCTCGTTCCAGCTGCTTTTTATCGTTATAAGTGGAGTCATCTTTATTTATATCGGCGAAAAAAGCTTCAAGTATTATGTTCTCTACAACATATGCCTCGTTTTGTATTTGTTAAGCCGCAATGATTCCAATTATTACAATTTTCAACATATCATTTCAGATTTTATGGGCACGGCGAATGCTGAAGTGTTTATGCACCTGCTCAATTTTTTTATTCAGGTTGTGTTTTATGCATTGTACAGTATTTTCGCCCTTTATTTTCTTGACCTGGATAAAAAAGTTAAAAAATTCTTCTTTACAGTCATCTGGATTCTTCGCGCATTAATCGCGGTTTTTTTCCTTTTTGCGGTGGTTTGTTTTATCCTGAAAAATCCGAATCTCTATATCGGTCTTTACTCCTTTATTTTTCTTCCTGTGATGCTGGGCGTATTTTTCATCAGCGTTGTACGCGCGTTGCAGCATTCCGGGAAGCATAAGGAATATTTTCTCTTTGGCGTTTGTACGTACGTCTTTTGTGCGCTTGTCGCCTTTTTCGGCACTTTTATTCCATCCTTACACATCAAAAATCCAATTTCATTTTTCTACGTGGGAATTGTCTTCGAGACCATTTTTTTTAGTCTGGGCCTTGCCTTTAAAATTAAATTGATAAATGATGAAAAAAACAGGGTAAGCAATCTGGTTTTAAAACATAAACACCAGCAGCAGATCAGCAAACTGAAAGGATTGCTGGAGGGCGAAGAAAAGGAAAGAAACCGGATTGCGGCGGAACTTCACGACGGAATTGCCGGCGACTTATTTGCCCTTAAATTTAATGTTGCCAATTTAAATCGTGCGGAATATGGTGCGCAGTACGAAGAAATTCTGACGGAAATTTCGCAGATTATCGATAAATCATGTGTCCAGATCCGCGAGATTTCCCATAATCTGTCGCCCTCAACCATAACCAATTTTGGTCTCCTGCAGGCAGTTCACGATTATTGTAAAAAAGCGGCGAAGATCTACAACATCAAAATAGATTTTGCTTTTTCGGGGGAAAAGATCGACCTCGGTACCGCCAACGAAACTCATATTTACCGCATTCTTCAGGAGCTCATTAATAATATTGTAAAACATTCTGAAGCCAGTTCTGCGCAGGTCCTTATCGAAAATTATTCTTCGAAAATGACCATTAGTGTGAAAGACAATGGCAAAGGTTTTTCCCCGAAAATGTTCTCGAACGGCATTGGTTTAAATAATATCGAATCCCGCATCACTTTTCTGGAAGCGGTGCTGAATAAAGTAAGCGACCACCGGGGAACTTCCTATACCATCGATTTTGACGCTGATAAAATACGTAAAGCCTGA
- a CDS encoding bifunctional nuclease family protein, whose translation MDYKRLIIRGISYSQTQSGAYALLLEHEESNVKLPVVIGNFEAQSISLGLEKDIHPPRPLTHDLFAKFVTSANYTLTSVIIYQIIDGVFFSNINFKNNDNEEELILDARTSDAVAMAVRFEVPIYTTQQVLSEAGILLELDNPATIDENFSPLEAEGNLASFPLEDLHKLLEDAVKDEDFDAALEIQQEIKRRNKKIE comes from the coding sequence ATGGATTACAAAAGACTAATCATACGCGGTATTTCTTACAGCCAAACACAGTCTGGAGCCTATGCGCTCCTTTTAGAGCACGAAGAAAGCAACGTTAAATTGCCCGTAGTAATAGGAAATTTCGAGGCGCAGTCAATTTCTTTAGGTTTAGAAAAAGATATTCACCCTCCACGCCCTTTAACACACGATTTGTTTGCAAAATTTGTAACCTCTGCCAATTATACGCTGACTTCTGTTATTATTTACCAGATCATCGACGGCGTATTTTTTTCCAATATCAATTTCAAAAATAACGACAACGAGGAGGAGCTTATATTGGATGCCCGAACTTCGGATGCTGTGGCGATGGCAGTTCGTTTTGAAGTACCCATTTACACAACGCAACAGGTTTTGAGTGAGGCCGGAATTCTTTTGGAACTGGATAATCCTGCAACGATAGACGAGAATTTTTCTCCGCTGGAGGCTGAAGGCAATTTGGCATCGTTTCCTTTGGAAGATCTCCATAAACTCCTGGAGGATGCGGTGAAAGATGAAGATTTCGATGCAGCGCTGGAAATTCAACAGGAAATTAAAAGAAGAAATAAAAAAATAGAATAA